One Orrella dioscoreae genomic window carries:
- a CDS encoding Crp/Fnr family transcriptional regulator: protein MPIADSLQLAAAWTRVLTPEQLARVERDVTTQEVPAGAIIERKGELAQVWIGVIAGLVKISVGNAEGKLASLTGVPAGGWIGEGSLLKRERRRYDVVALRDSVIARLPAPTFEWLLDSSIAFNRYLLDQLNERVAQFIGKAEHDRLLNPDARVARCLAELFNPLLYPGMGMRLAITQEELGYLGRVSRQRANQALRTLEAAGLLKVEYGAVRVLDLDGLKRYGP, encoded by the coding sequence ATGCCGATTGCCGACTCGCTTCAACTCGCCGCTGCCTGGACCCGCGTGCTCACGCCGGAACAGCTCGCGCGCGTGGAGCGCGACGTCACGACGCAGGAGGTGCCGGCCGGCGCCATCATCGAACGCAAGGGCGAGCTGGCGCAGGTCTGGATCGGCGTCATCGCCGGGTTGGTGAAGATTTCCGTGGGCAATGCCGAGGGCAAGCTGGCCTCGCTGACCGGCGTGCCCGCCGGCGGCTGGATCGGCGAAGGCTCCCTGCTGAAACGCGAGCGCCGCCGCTATGACGTGGTGGCCCTGCGCGACTCCGTCATCGCCCGCCTGCCTGCGCCCACCTTCGAATGGCTGCTCGATTCCAGCATCGCCTTCAATCGTTACCTGCTCGACCAGTTGAATGAACGCGTCGCGCAGTTCATCGGCAAGGCCGAGCACGACCGCCTGCTGAATCCGGATGCGCGCGTGGCCCGCTGCCTGGCCGAGCTTTTCAACCCGCTGCTCTACCCGGGCATGGGCATGCGGCTGGCCATCACGCAGGAAGAACTCGGCTACCTGGGCCGCGTGTCACGCCAGCGCGCCAACCAGGCCTTGCGCACGCTGGAGGCGGCCGGGCTGCTGAAGGTGGAATACGGCGCGGTGCGCGTCCTGGACCTGGACGGCCTGAAGCGCTACGGGCCTTGA
- a CDS encoding branched-chain amino acid ABC transporter permease: MFYRENGQFKTSYRADQQILPIRQDRIFMALLLAVAFVAVPMLASDYLLRAVLIPFLILALAAVGLNILVGYCGQISLGTGAFMAVGAYAAWNLGVRVPEVPLLLQFLFGGLCATAVGVLFGIPSLRIRGLYLAVATLAAQFFVDWAFLRIPYFTNYSPSGNVSVPRLEMFGMPIASSLDRYYLVLGMVVVFTLLAKNLVRGAIGREWMAIRDMDVAAAVIGIRPVYAKLTAFAVSSFIVGVAGALWGFLHLGSWEPLAFDLNRSFQLLFMVIIGGLGSLLGSFFGAAFIVLVPIFLANVPGWFGLPLSVDTAAHIEHMVFGALIVFFLIAEPHGLARLWSIGKEKLRIWPFPH, translated from the coding sequence ATGTTCTATCGCGAGAACGGCCAGTTCAAGACCAGCTACCGGGCCGACCAGCAGATCCTGCCCATCCGGCAGGACCGCATTTTCATGGCGCTGCTGCTGGCGGTGGCCTTCGTGGCGGTGCCGATGCTGGCGTCGGATTACCTGCTGCGCGCCGTGCTGATTCCCTTCCTGATCCTGGCGCTGGCGGCCGTGGGGCTGAACATCCTGGTGGGGTATTGCGGGCAGATCTCGCTGGGCACCGGCGCCTTCATGGCCGTGGGCGCGTATGCGGCCTGGAACCTGGGCGTGCGCGTGCCCGAGGTGCCGCTGCTGCTGCAGTTCCTGTTCGGCGGCTTGTGCGCGACGGCGGTGGGCGTGCTGTTCGGCATTCCCAGCCTGCGCATCCGGGGGCTCTACCTGGCCGTGGCGACGCTGGCGGCGCAGTTCTTCGTCGACTGGGCCTTCCTGCGCATTCCCTATTTCACCAATTACTCGCCCTCGGGCAACGTGTCGGTGCCGCGCCTGGAGATGTTCGGCATGCCCATCGCCTCGTCGCTGGACCGGTACTACCTCGTGCTGGGCATGGTGGTGGTGTTCACGCTGCTGGCCAAGAACCTGGTGCGCGGCGCCATCGGCCGCGAGTGGATGGCCATCCGCGACATGGACGTGGCCGCCGCCGTCATCGGCATCCGGCCGGTCTACGCCAAGCTCACGGCCTTCGCGGTCAGCTCCTTCATCGTCGGCGTGGCGGGCGCCCTGTGGGGCTTCCTGCACCTGGGTTCGTGGGAACCGCTGGCCTTCGACCTGAACCGCTCGTTCCAGTTGCTGTTCATGGTGATCATCGGTGGGCTGGGGTCGCTGCTGGGCAGCTTCTTCGGCGCGGCCTTCATCGTGCTGGTGCCGATCTTCCTGGCCAATGTGCCGGGCTGGTTCGGCCTGCCCTTGTCGGTGGATACCGCCGCGCACATCGAGCACATGGTGTTCGGCGCGCTGATCGTGTTCTTCCTGATTGCCGAGCCGCATGGGCTGGCCAGGCTGTGGAGCATCGGAAAAGAGAAGCTCCGCATCTGGCCGTTCCCGCATTGA
- a CDS encoding AMP-dependent synthetase/ligase encodes MSRPESTAATLADTFPALLLAHARERGDRPALREKDLGIWQTYTWSQVAREVERMALGLATLGVEPGQHVAVVGENRPRLYMAMMAAQALGAIPVPLYQDAVAQEMGFVLQDADVGVAVVEDQEQVDKLLEARAQCPQLRSIIYDDPRGLRHYDDPALLSCDALAERGDAHGAAHPDAYASAIARVQPQDPAAMFYTSGTTGKPKGVVLTHHALIDRARAVERMESLTDREDVLAYLPPAWIGQNMFSYTQLLVTGFTVNHPESPETVAIDMRDIGPTYYFAPPRVLEGLLTQVLIRMEDAGWVKRQLFRRCMALARRVGTRILDGEDVGALDRLMYGLGNVLIYGPLRNALGMSRVRIAYTAGEAIGPDLFVFYRSLGINLKQLYGSTETSVFVCVQADGQVRADTVGPPVAGVEIQVSEAGEVLVKSPGLFKEYHRNPQATRETMTEDGWFRTGDAGFLDEDGQLKIIDRAKDVGKLADGSLFAPKYIENKLKFFPYIKEAVAFGADREIACAFVNIDLEAVGNWAERRGLPYAGYADLAGKKEVIDLIAECVDQVNADLAGDAKLGSSQLRRFLVLHKELDPDDDELTRTRKVRRGFIAQKYAVLIDALFAGQASQYIETEVKFEDGRSGKIAATLTIREATVHPVRAAEAIA; translated from the coding sequence GTGTCGCGACCCGAATCCACCGCCGCCACGCTTGCCGACACCTTCCCGGCGCTGCTGCTCGCGCATGCCCGGGAGCGCGGCGACCGTCCGGCCTTGCGCGAGAAGGACCTGGGCATCTGGCAGACCTACACCTGGTCGCAGGTTGCCCGCGAAGTCGAACGCATGGCGCTGGGGCTGGCCACGCTGGGCGTCGAACCTGGCCAGCACGTGGCCGTGGTCGGCGAGAACCGGCCGCGTCTCTACATGGCCATGATGGCGGCCCAGGCCCTGGGCGCCATCCCCGTGCCGCTCTACCAGGACGCCGTCGCCCAGGAAATGGGTTTCGTGCTGCAGGATGCCGACGTGGGCGTCGCCGTGGTCGAGGACCAGGAGCAGGTCGACAAGCTGCTGGAGGCGCGCGCCCAATGCCCGCAACTGCGCAGCATCATCTATGACGACCCGCGCGGCCTGCGCCACTACGACGACCCGGCGCTGCTGTCCTGCGATGCGCTGGCCGAGCGCGGCGATGCGCATGGCGCGGCGCATCCGGACGCGTATGCATCGGCCATCGCGCGGGTGCAGCCGCAGGACCCCGCGGCCATGTTCTATACCTCCGGCACCACCGGCAAGCCCAAGGGCGTGGTGCTGACCCACCATGCGCTGATCGACCGGGCGCGTGCCGTGGAACGCATGGAGTCGCTGACGGACCGCGAGGACGTGCTGGCCTACCTGCCGCCAGCGTGGATCGGGCAGAACATGTTTTCGTACACGCAGTTGCTGGTGACCGGTTTCACCGTGAACCATCCCGAGTCGCCCGAGACCGTCGCCATCGACATGCGCGACATCGGTCCCACCTATTACTTCGCGCCGCCGCGCGTGCTGGAAGGCCTGCTCACGCAGGTGCTGATCCGCATGGAAGATGCCGGCTGGGTGAAGCGCCAGCTCTTCAGGCGCTGCATGGCGCTGGCGCGCCGGGTGGGCACGCGCATCCTGGACGGCGAGGACGTGGGCGCGCTGGACCGCCTGATGTACGGCTTGGGCAACGTGCTGATCTACGGTCCCTTGCGCAATGCGCTGGGCATGAGCCGCGTGCGTATCGCCTATACGGCGGGCGAGGCCATCGGGCCGGACCTCTTCGTGTTCTATCGCTCGCTGGGCATCAACCTGAAGCAGCTGTACGGCTCCACCGAGACCTCCGTGTTCGTGTGCGTGCAGGCCGACGGCCAGGTGCGCGCCGATACGGTGGGCCCGCCCGTGGCGGGCGTGGAGATCCAGGTGAGCGAGGCCGGTGAAGTGCTGGTCAAGAGCCCCGGCCTCTTCAAGGAATACCACCGCAACCCGCAGGCCACCCGGGAAACGATGACCGAGGACGGCTGGTTCCGCACCGGCGACGCGGGGTTCCTGGACGAGGACGGGCAACTGAAGATCATCGACCGCGCCAAGGACGTCGGCAAGCTGGCCGATGGCAGCCTGTTCGCGCCCAAGTACATCGAGAACAAGCTGAAGTTCTTCCCCTACATCAAGGAGGCCGTGGCCTTCGGCGCCGACCGCGAGATCGCCTGCGCCTTCGTGAACATCGACCTGGAAGCGGTGGGCAACTGGGCCGAGCGGCGTGGCCTGCCCTATGCCGGCTATGCCGACCTGGCGGGCAAGAAGGAGGTCATCGACCTGATCGCCGAGTGCGTGGACCAGGTGAACGCCGACCTGGCCGGCGATGCCAAGCTGGGCAGTTCGCAGCTGCGCCGCTTCCTGGTGCTGCACAAGGAGCTGGACCCGGACGACGACGAGCTGACCCGCACCCGCAAGGTACGGCGCGGCTTCATCGCGCAGAAGTACGCGGTGCTGATCGATGCGCTGTTCGCGGGGCAGGCGTCGCAGTACATCGAGACCGAGGTCAAGTTCGAGGATGGCCGCAGCGGCAAGATCGCCGCGACGCTGACCATCCGCGAGGCAACCGTGCATCCGGTGCGCGCGGCGGAGGCAATCGCATGA
- a CDS encoding ABC transporter substrate-binding protein, whose protein sequence is MKQKLVRVAATLAATGALGAVSLPAFSAEQFIPLLAYRTGSFAPLGIPWADGKMDYLKLVNARDGGVNGVKIVYEECETAYATDRGVECYERLKGRSGGASGFDTQSTGITFAVTDKAPGDKVPVVTPGYGLSQSADGSVFEWNFPLGGTYWTAADVMLQDIAKKEGGMDKLKGKKIALVYHDSPYGKEPIPLLQARARKHGFEVLLYPVTAPGVEQKSTWLQIRQSRPAYVLLWSAGIMTPTAIREAQASGYPREKMYAIWWAGSEGDVKDLGAVAKGYNAITLQNSAERGKVHDDLKTHVYDKGQGTDRGGNTVGTIAHTRGMIISMLQVEAIRAAQEKYGKGKHMTPEQVRWGYENLNLTQERLDQLGFGGIMRPIQTSCANHVGGDWARIVQWDGAKFTIASDWYEGDKSIIDPMVKELAARYAKEKGVTPRTC, encoded by the coding sequence ATGAAGCAGAAACTGGTACGTGTCGCGGCCACGCTCGCCGCAACCGGCGCGCTGGGCGCCGTGTCGCTGCCGGCCTTCTCGGCCGAGCAGTTCATCCCGCTGCTGGCGTATCGCACGGGGTCCTTCGCGCCGCTGGGCATTCCCTGGGCCGACGGCAAGATGGATTACCTGAAGCTGGTGAACGCCCGCGATGGCGGCGTCAACGGCGTGAAGATCGTCTATGAGGAGTGCGAGACGGCCTATGCCACCGACCGCGGCGTGGAGTGCTATGAGCGCCTGAAGGGCCGCTCGGGCGGCGCCTCGGGTTTCGACACGCAGTCCACCGGCATCACCTTCGCCGTGACCGACAAGGCGCCGGGCGACAAGGTGCCGGTGGTCACGCCGGGCTACGGCCTGTCGCAGTCGGCCGACGGCAGCGTCTTCGAATGGAACTTCCCGCTGGGTGGCACCTACTGGACCGCCGCCGACGTGATGCTGCAGGACATCGCCAAGAAGGAAGGCGGCATGGACAAGCTCAAGGGCAAGAAGATCGCCCTGGTCTACCACGATTCGCCCTACGGCAAGGAGCCCATTCCGCTGCTGCAGGCGCGCGCCAGGAAGCACGGCTTCGAGGTCCTGCTCTATCCGGTCACCGCGCCCGGCGTCGAGCAGAAGTCCACGTGGCTGCAGATCCGCCAGTCGCGTCCGGCCTACGTGCTGCTCTGGAGCGCCGGCATCATGACGCCCACGGCCATCCGCGAGGCGCAGGCCAGCGGCTATCCGCGTGAAAAGATGTACGCCATCTGGTGGGCGGGCTCGGAAGGCGACGTGAAGGACCTGGGCGCCGTGGCCAAGGGCTACAACGCCATCACGCTGCAGAACAGCGCCGAGCGGGGCAAGGTCCACGACGACCTGAAGACGCATGTGTACGACAAGGGCCAGGGCACCGACCGCGGCGGCAACACGGTCGGCACCATCGCCCACACCCGCGGCATGATCATCTCGATGCTGCAGGTCGAGGCCATCCGCGCCGCGCAGGAAAAGTACGGCAAGGGCAAGCACATGACACCCGAGCAGGTGCGTTGGGGCTACGAGAACCTGAACCTGACCCAGGAACGCCTGGACCAGCTGGGCTTCGGCGGCATCATGCGGCCCATCCAGACCTCGTGCGCCAACCACGTGGGCGGCGACTGGGCCCGCATCGTGCAGTGGGACGGCGCCAAGTTCACCATCGCGTCGGACTGGTACGAGGGCGACAAGAGCATCATCGATCCGATGGTGAAGGAACTGGCCGCCCGCTATGCCAAGGAGAAGGGCGTCACGCCGCGCACGTGCTGA
- a CDS encoding methyltransferase translates to MPDTSPPLLHWTENQLPASARWRAENGAAPPRRVVLADDTMTADAAYRLASEGTGLLWRGDFHNARQLLQALARRIDKRRAKQALPASDPREAFNQHRQAQAQRARTLGMLLIELDAGYGCALRRAPDLRDACLAAYGPADGPSVASLRELQGLVGAQQWRLKGVELPALGGARIHPHYGVFSPVRGEYLRLVAQAPLPAGAETLAVDVGTGTGVLAALLARRGVARVIATDLNPRALACARDNLAALGLAQRVTVREADLFPPERAPLVVCNPPWLPARPSSQLEMAVYDQDSRMLRGFLDGLAAHLAPGGEGWLILSDLAEHLGLRSREALLDWIAAAGLTVAGRLDARPEHPRAADASDPLHAARAAEVTSLWRLRAA, encoded by the coding sequence GTGCCTGACACTTCCCCTCCCCTGCTGCACTGGACCGAGAACCAACTGCCGGCCAGCGCTCGCTGGCGCGCCGAGAATGGCGCCGCGCCGCCGCGCCGCGTCGTGCTGGCCGACGACACGATGACGGCCGACGCCGCCTATCGGCTGGCCAGCGAAGGCACCGGTCTCCTGTGGCGCGGCGACTTCCACAATGCGCGGCAACTGCTGCAAGCCCTGGCGCGGCGCATCGACAAACGACGCGCCAAGCAGGCCTTGCCCGCCAGCGACCCGCGAGAGGCCTTCAACCAGCACCGCCAGGCGCAGGCGCAGCGCGCCCGCACGCTGGGCATGCTGCTCATCGAGCTGGACGCAGGCTACGGCTGCGCGCTGCGGCGCGCGCCCGACCTGCGCGACGCCTGTCTGGCTGCCTATGGCCCCGCGGACGGCCCCAGCGTCGCCTCGCTGCGCGAACTGCAAGGCCTGGTGGGCGCGCAGCAATGGCGCCTGAAAGGCGTCGAGCTGCCCGCGCTGGGCGGCGCGCGCATCCATCCGCACTATGGCGTGTTCTCGCCCGTGCGCGGCGAATACCTGCGGCTCGTGGCACAGGCGCCGCTGCCCGCTGGCGCCGAGACACTGGCCGTCGACGTGGGCACGGGCACCGGCGTGCTGGCCGCGCTGCTGGCCCGGCGCGGCGTGGCCCGCGTCATCGCCACCGACCTGAATCCCCGCGCGCTGGCCTGCGCACGCGACAACCTGGCGGCCCTGGGGCTGGCCCAACGCGTCACCGTGCGGGAGGCGGATCTGTTCCCGCCCGAGCGGGCACCGCTCGTGGTGTGCAACCCGCCGTGGCTGCCTGCCCGGCCGTCCTCGCAACTGGAAATGGCCGTCTACGATCAGGACAGCCGCATGCTGCGCGGCTTCCTGGACGGCCTGGCCGCGCATCTGGCGCCTGGCGGCGAAGGCTGGCTGATCCTGTCAGACCTGGCCGAGCACCTGGGGCTGCGCAGCCGGGAAGCGCTGCTGGACTGGATCGCGGCGGCAGGGCTGACCGTGGCCGGCCGGCTGGACGCCAGGCCCGAACACCCGCGCGCCGCCGACGCGAGCGACCCGCTGCATGCGGCGCGGGCGGCGGAAGTAACGTCGCTGTGGCGGCTGCGGGCGGCCTAG
- a CDS encoding ABC transporter ATP-binding protein: protein MDKQSGRASRVGDVVLDMKNISLAFGGVKALTDISFDVREHEIRAIIGPNGAGKSSMLNVVNGVYTPQQGNIVFDGKTFSRMSPRRAAEMGIARTFQNLALFKGMSVLDNIMSGRNLRMKCGLLSQALRLGPAEREETRHREFVENIIDFLEIQAWRKTPVGRLPYGLQKRVDLGRALAMEPRMLLLDEPMAGMNIEEKQDMSRYILDVNDEFGTTIVLIEHDMGVVMDISDRVVVLDYGRKIGDGTPDAVRANPDVIRAYLGVDAQANATAAQA, encoded by the coding sequence ATGGACAAGCAAAGCGGGCGCGCAAGCCGGGTCGGCGACGTCGTCCTGGACATGAAGAACATCTCGCTGGCTTTCGGCGGGGTCAAGGCGCTGACCGACATTTCCTTCGACGTGCGCGAGCACGAGATCCGCGCCATCATCGGCCCGAACGGCGCGGGCAAGAGCTCGATGCTGAACGTGGTCAACGGCGTCTATACGCCGCAGCAGGGCAACATCGTCTTCGACGGCAAGACCTTCTCGCGCATGAGCCCGCGCCGCGCGGCCGAGATGGGGATCGCGCGCACCTTCCAGAACCTCGCGCTCTTCAAGGGCATGAGCGTGCTGGACAACATCATGAGCGGACGCAACCTGCGCATGAAGTGCGGCCTGCTGTCGCAGGCCCTGCGGCTGGGGCCGGCCGAGCGCGAGGAAACCCGCCACCGCGAATTCGTCGAGAACATCATCGACTTCCTGGAGATCCAGGCCTGGCGCAAGACGCCCGTGGGACGGCTGCCCTACGGCCTGCAGAAGCGCGTGGACCTGGGGCGGGCGCTGGCGATGGAGCCGCGCATGCTGCTGCTGGACGAGCCCATGGCTGGCATGAACATCGAGGAGAAGCAGGACATGAGCCGCTACATCCTGGACGTCAACGACGAGTTCGGCACGACCATCGTGCTGATCGAGCACGACATGGGCGTGGTCATGGACATCTCGGATCGGGTGGTGGTGCTGGACTACGGCCGCAAGATCGGCGACGGCACGCCCGACGCGGTGCGGGCCAACCCGGACGTGATCCGCGCCTATCTCGGCGTGGATGCCCAGGCCAACGCGACCGCTGCCCAGGCCTAG
- a CDS encoding copper chaperone PCu(A)C has translation MILRSIAAGLLGLALSTSALAADIAIDAPWVRASAPGQKNGAGYLAVTNTGQAPDRLLGISSAAAGRVELHTVVNEKGVASMRPVEAVDLAPGATVTMSPGGYHIMFLKLAEPFKQGATVAATLRFECAGEVPVNFEVKPATYTGTPAGNDAGKDAGHAGHGAHKH, from the coding sequence ATGATCTTGCGCAGCATTGCAGCCGGCCTGCTCGGCCTTGCCTTGTCCACGTCCGCCCTGGCCGCCGACATCGCCATCGACGCCCCCTGGGTGCGGGCCTCGGCGCCCGGCCAGAAGAACGGCGCCGGCTACCTGGCCGTGACCAACACCGGACAGGCGCCCGACCGGCTGCTGGGTATTTCCTCCGCTGCCGCCGGACGCGTGGAGCTGCATACCGTCGTGAACGAGAAAGGCGTGGCCAGCATGCGGCCGGTCGAGGCCGTGGACCTGGCACCCGGCGCCACCGTCACGATGAGCCCGGGCGGCTATCACATCATGTTCCTGAAGCTGGCCGAGCCCTTCAAGCAAGGCGCGACGGTGGCCGCCACGCTGCGCTTCGAGTGCGCGGGCGAAGTGCCGGTGAACTTCGAGGTGAAGCCGGCCACCTATACTGGCACCCCCGCTGGCAACGACGCCGGCAAGGATGCCGGCCATGCGGGCCACGGCGCGCACAAACACTGA
- a CDS encoding branched-chain amino acid ABC transporter permease: MGFFLETLFGGLMSGMLYALIGLGFVLIFKASGVFNFAQGAMVLVAALSMARFSVWIPQWLGFENKLLANVLAFGVSAALMFVFAWAVERFVLRHLVNQEATTLLMATLGISYFLDGLGQIAFGSSVYSIDVGMPKDPLFVLESVFEGGLLISLEDLTAALVAAALVAMLAVFFQYTGTGRALRAVADDHQAAQSVGIALNRIWVIVWLVAGIVALVAGIIWGSKFGVQFTLATATLRALPVVILGGLTSVPGAIIGGLIIGVGEKLSEVYLGPMVGGGIEIWFAYVLALVFLLFRPQGLFGEKIIDRV, encoded by the coding sequence ATGGGATTCTTCCTGGAAACGTTGTTCGGCGGCCTCATGAGCGGCATGCTGTACGCGCTGATCGGCCTGGGCTTCGTGCTGATCTTCAAGGCTTCCGGCGTCTTCAACTTCGCGCAGGGCGCGATGGTGCTGGTGGCCGCGCTGTCCATGGCCCGCTTCTCGGTCTGGATCCCGCAATGGCTGGGCTTCGAAAACAAGCTGCTGGCCAATGTGCTGGCCTTCGGCGTCAGCGCCGCGCTGATGTTCGTCTTCGCGTGGGCGGTCGAGCGTTTCGTGCTGCGCCACCTGGTCAACCAGGAGGCCACGACCCTGCTCATGGCGACGCTGGGCATCAGCTACTTCCTGGACGGCCTGGGCCAGATCGCCTTCGGCAGTTCGGTCTACAGCATCGACGTGGGCATGCCCAAGGATCCGCTCTTCGTGCTGGAGTCGGTATTCGAAGGGGGCTTGTTGATCAGCCTGGAAGACCTGACGGCGGCGTTGGTGGCGGCGGCCCTGGTGGCGATGCTGGCGGTCTTCTTCCAGTACACGGGCACCGGGCGCGCGCTGCGCGCGGTGGCCGACGACCACCAGGCGGCGCAGTCCGTCGGCATCGCGCTGAACCGCATCTGGGTGATCGTGTGGCTGGTGGCGGGCATCGTGGCCCTGGTGGCCGGGATCATCTGGGGCTCGAAGTTCGGCGTGCAGTTCACCCTGGCCACGGCCACGTTGCGGGCCTTGCCGGTGGTGATCCTGGGCGGGCTCACCTCGGTGCCGGGCGCCATCATCGGCGGCCTCATCATCGGCGTCGGCGAGAAGCTGTCGGAGGTCTACCTGGGCCCGATGGTGGGCGGCGGCATCGAGATCTGGTTCGCCTACGTGCTGGCCCTGGTGTTCCTGCTGTTCCGCCCGCAAGGCCTCTTCGGTGAAAAGATCATCGACCGGGTCTAA